A window of the Vigna angularis cultivar LongXiaoDou No.4 chromosome 3, ASM1680809v1, whole genome shotgun sequence genome harbors these coding sequences:
- the LOC108324922 gene encoding dihydroflavonol 4-reductase isoform X1 — MDSESLTVCVTGASGFIGSWLVMRLIQRGYRVRATVVDPVLYVDNMKKVKPLLEIPGAESKLSLWKANLAEEGSFDEAIKGCIGVFHVATPIDFESKDPENEVIKPAIRGVIDIMKACLKAKTVRRLVYTSSAITTHITDHQKPLYDESCWTDVELCRRVKMPGWMYFVSKTLAEQEAWKFAKENGMDFITILPTLVVGPFLPPSMPSSIITALSPILGREEHYGIIRQGKLVHIEDICLAHIFLFEEAKAEGRYICNARDVTIHEIAKLINKKYPEYKVPTEFEKIGDELEAVKLSSKKLKDLGFEFKYSVEDMYTEAIDACREKGLLPKTAQTS, encoded by the exons ATGGATTCAGAATCCTTAACCGTTTGTGTCACGGGGGCCTCTGGTTTCATCGGATCATGGCTTGTCATGAGACTCATCCAGCGTGGCTATAGGGTTCGAGCCACCGTTGTTGACCCAG TTTTATATGTAGATAACATGAAGAAGGTGAAGCCCTTGCTGGAAATACCAGGTGCAGAGAGCAAGCTGTCACTGTGGAAGGCTAACCTAGCAGAAGAGGGAAGCTTTGATGAAGCCATTAAAGGCTGCATTGGAGTTTTCCATGTGGCCACACCCATTGACTTTGAGTCCAAAGATCCTGAG AATGAAGTGATAAAGCCTGCAATAAGGGGAGTGATAGATATCATGAAAGCATGCCTGAAGGCAAAAACTGTGAGAAGGCTAGTTTACACATCCTCGGCCATAACCACACATATTACTGATCACCAAAAGCCTTTGTATGATGAGAGCTGTTGGACTGATGTTGAGTTATGCAGAAGAGTAAAGATGCCCGGTTGG ATGTATTTCGTTTCTAAAACTCTTGCAGAGCAAGAAGCATGGAAATTTGCGAAGGAGAATGGAATGGACTTCATCACTATCCTTCCGACTCTTGTTGTTGGCCCATTTCTGCCTCCATCGATGCCATCTAGCATAATCACAGCACTTTCCCCTATCCTAG GAAGAGAGGAGCATTATGGGATCATAAGACAGGGTAAGCTGGTGCACATAGAAGATATTTGTCTTGCTCACATATTTCTATTCGAAGAGGCAAAAGCAGAAGGAAGATACATATGCAATGCACGTGACGTTACTATTCATGagattgcaaaattaattaacaaaaaataccCAGAGTACAAGGTTCCCACTGA GTTTGAGAAGATTGGAGATGAATTGGAGGCTGTAAAATTATCTTCGAAGAAACTCAAAGACTTGGGATTTGAATTCAAATACAGCGTGGAAGATATGTATACTGAAGCAATTGATGCATGCAGAGAAAAAGGGCTTCTTCCTAAAACTGCTCAAACATCATGA
- the LOC108324922 gene encoding dihydroflavonol 4-reductase isoform X2, with the protein MDSESLTVCVTGASGFIGSWLVMRLIQRGYRVRATVVDPDNMKKVKPLLEIPGAESKLSLWKANLAEEGSFDEAIKGCIGVFHVATPIDFESKDPENEVIKPAIRGVIDIMKACLKAKTVRRLVYTSSAITTHITDHQKPLYDESCWTDVELCRRVKMPGWMYFVSKTLAEQEAWKFAKENGMDFITILPTLVVGPFLPPSMPSSIITALSPILGREEHYGIIRQGKLVHIEDICLAHIFLFEEAKAEGRYICNARDVTIHEIAKLINKKYPEYKVPTEFEKIGDELEAVKLSSKKLKDLGFEFKYSVEDMYTEAIDACREKGLLPKTAQTS; encoded by the exons ATGGATTCAGAATCCTTAACCGTTTGTGTCACGGGGGCCTCTGGTTTCATCGGATCATGGCTTGTCATGAGACTCATCCAGCGTGGCTATAGGGTTCGAGCCACCGTTGTTGACCCAG ATAACATGAAGAAGGTGAAGCCCTTGCTGGAAATACCAGGTGCAGAGAGCAAGCTGTCACTGTGGAAGGCTAACCTAGCAGAAGAGGGAAGCTTTGATGAAGCCATTAAAGGCTGCATTGGAGTTTTCCATGTGGCCACACCCATTGACTTTGAGTCCAAAGATCCTGAG AATGAAGTGATAAAGCCTGCAATAAGGGGAGTGATAGATATCATGAAAGCATGCCTGAAGGCAAAAACTGTGAGAAGGCTAGTTTACACATCCTCGGCCATAACCACACATATTACTGATCACCAAAAGCCTTTGTATGATGAGAGCTGTTGGACTGATGTTGAGTTATGCAGAAGAGTAAAGATGCCCGGTTGG ATGTATTTCGTTTCTAAAACTCTTGCAGAGCAAGAAGCATGGAAATTTGCGAAGGAGAATGGAATGGACTTCATCACTATCCTTCCGACTCTTGTTGTTGGCCCATTTCTGCCTCCATCGATGCCATCTAGCATAATCACAGCACTTTCCCCTATCCTAG GAAGAGAGGAGCATTATGGGATCATAAGACAGGGTAAGCTGGTGCACATAGAAGATATTTGTCTTGCTCACATATTTCTATTCGAAGAGGCAAAAGCAGAAGGAAGATACATATGCAATGCACGTGACGTTACTATTCATGagattgcaaaattaattaacaaaaaataccCAGAGTACAAGGTTCCCACTGA GTTTGAGAAGATTGGAGATGAATTGGAGGCTGTAAAATTATCTTCGAAGAAACTCAAAGACTTGGGATTTGAATTCAAATACAGCGTGGAAGATATGTATACTGAAGCAATTGATGCATGCAGAGAAAAAGGGCTTCTTCCTAAAACTGCTCAAACATCATGA
- the LOC108324922 gene encoding dihydroflavonol 4-reductase isoform X3 produces the protein MDSESLTVCVTGASGFIGSWLVMRLIQRGYRVRATVVDPVLYVDNMKKVKPLLEIPGAESKLSLWKANLAEEGSFDEAIKGCIGVFHVATPIDFESKDPENEVIKPAIRGVIDIMKACLKAKTVRRLVYTSSAITTHITDHQKPLYDESCWTDVELCRRVKMPGWVKQEAWKFAKENGMDFITILPTLVVGPFLPPSMPSSIITALSPILGREEHYGIIRQGKLVHIEDICLAHIFLFEEAKAEGRYICNARDVTIHEIAKLINKKYPEYKVPTEFEKIGDELEAVKLSSKKLKDLGFEFKYSVEDMYTEAIDACREKGLLPKTAQTS, from the exons ATGGATTCAGAATCCTTAACCGTTTGTGTCACGGGGGCCTCTGGTTTCATCGGATCATGGCTTGTCATGAGACTCATCCAGCGTGGCTATAGGGTTCGAGCCACCGTTGTTGACCCAG TTTTATATGTAGATAACATGAAGAAGGTGAAGCCCTTGCTGGAAATACCAGGTGCAGAGAGCAAGCTGTCACTGTGGAAGGCTAACCTAGCAGAAGAGGGAAGCTTTGATGAAGCCATTAAAGGCTGCATTGGAGTTTTCCATGTGGCCACACCCATTGACTTTGAGTCCAAAGATCCTGAG AATGAAGTGATAAAGCCTGCAATAAGGGGAGTGATAGATATCATGAAAGCATGCCTGAAGGCAAAAACTGTGAGAAGGCTAGTTTACACATCCTCGGCCATAACCACACATATTACTGATCACCAAAAGCCTTTGTATGATGAGAGCTGTTGGACTGATGTTGAGTTATGCAGAAGAGTAAAGATGCCCGGTTGGGTTA AGCAAGAAGCATGGAAATTTGCGAAGGAGAATGGAATGGACTTCATCACTATCCTTCCGACTCTTGTTGTTGGCCCATTTCTGCCTCCATCGATGCCATCTAGCATAATCACAGCACTTTCCCCTATCCTAG GAAGAGAGGAGCATTATGGGATCATAAGACAGGGTAAGCTGGTGCACATAGAAGATATTTGTCTTGCTCACATATTTCTATTCGAAGAGGCAAAAGCAGAAGGAAGATACATATGCAATGCACGTGACGTTACTATTCATGagattgcaaaattaattaacaaaaaataccCAGAGTACAAGGTTCCCACTGA GTTTGAGAAGATTGGAGATGAATTGGAGGCTGTAAAATTATCTTCGAAGAAACTCAAAGACTTGGGATTTGAATTCAAATACAGCGTGGAAGATATGTATACTGAAGCAATTGATGCATGCAGAGAAAAAGGGCTTCTTCCTAAAACTGCTCAAACATCATGA